A part of Corvus hawaiiensis isolate bCorHaw1 chromosome 25, bCorHaw1.pri.cur, whole genome shotgun sequence genomic DNA contains:
- the LOC125338330 gene encoding uncharacterized protein LOC125338330 isoform X2, whose translation MLQTACMSPELLVNQNMSESEICGYSPGQGSPLPGETASPKSCFQQSPSLPDSGLTELNVASPKIYHPPPPCKPPGMPAPAEALHGCESEDAGAGIAEENPALQRPGCGSQQGSLISEDGNQRILRKNRFGNASLGNRASFSSRIITVRYPKSQTTSVPWSVVPAGSQLSLNCRRPASCASPPCLGYLCLIWGRTDGNLCSVCLSSALSSPFLPVFAAEKRRAHPYTEKQLRQSKQSAGQSPKGLEDLDILVEVLQEDLNKSQLREEPPPPVPDGVWQEFSTDLQSSRWQSVASKEAAGGLQGRQRSSAGLHQESCLKDFHLILRAGAEPSFHGEQGSTHGSSSPGMFCRTGEKGSGWWMQDALPSSQEDFPRNSPSQDTPALLSPAEMLLEAHRGSPDTEGHSRLTPISFTQQDLSALSFFQFQLHREESLLRNIPAEKLLAPDENGNRLLHKAVAQGRRALTFALAQRFASLNKIDEKDAEKRTALHLAAEKNQHLMVSDLISLGASVNVQDSSGKTPLHLCAENGYLRVLQVLKSCKDNGVCVEVDLPDHCGLTPLHCAALAHTVLVTESHSTASDTDQGRFLRLRKDQILEGILCLLQMGAKPELQVLNSCPISTTCLKLEENTELMCLLQTHKPQGQDVLQENLKPKTN comes from the exons ATGTTGCAAACAGCCTGCATGAGTCCTGAGCTCCTTGTCAACCAAAACATGAGCGAAAGTGAAATCTGTGGCTACAGCCCAGGCCAGGGGTCTCCACTGCCTGGAGAAACTGCCAGTCccaagagctgcttccagcagaGCCCATCGCTGCCAGATTCTGGATTAACTGAGCTGAACGTTGCGAGTCCCAAGATCTACCACCCTCCTCCTCCATGCAAACCTCCAGGGATGCCTGCTCCTGCTG AAGCGCTACATGGGTGTGAGAGTGAAGATGCCGGTGCGGGAattgctgaggaaaatccgGCTCTCCAAAGGCCTGGATGCGGCTCACAGCAAG GAAGCCTCATCAGTGAAGATGGTAACCAAAGGatcctcaggaaaaacaggtTTGGAAACGCCTCACTTGGTAACAGAGCCTCCTTTTCTAGTAGGATCATCACTGTGAGGTACCCAAAGAGCCAGACCACTTCTGTCCCATGGTCAGTGGTCCCTGCTGGGTCCCAGCTGTCCTTAAATTGCAGGAGGCCAGCCAGCTGTGCATCACCACCCTGTCTGGGTTATCTATGTCTTATCTGGGGCAGGACTGatgggaatctctgctctgtgtgcctctcctcagctctgagcagcccttttcttcctgtctttgcagcagagaagagaagagCTCACCCTTATACAGAGAAACAGCTTAGACAG AGCAAGCAGAGCGCTGGGCAAAGCCCCAAAGGCTTGGAGGACCTCGACATCCTGgtggaggtgctgcaggaggaTCTGAACAAGAGCCAGCTCAGGGAGGAGCCTCCGCCTCCCGTGCCAGATGGGGTTTGGCAGGAATTCTCCACGGATCTGCAAAGCTCCCGGTGGCAAAGTGTGGCGAGCAAGGAGGCAGCTGGTGGCCTGCAGGGGAGACAGCGCAGCTCAGCAGGGCTTCACCAGGAGTCCTGCTTGAAGGATTTCCACCTCATCCTgcgggcaggggcagagcctTCCTTCCATGGTGAGCAGGGAAGCACCCACGGGTCCAGCTCGCCGGGAATGTTCTGCAGGACGGGCGAGAAAGGGAGCGGCTGGTGGATGCAGGATGCGCTCCCGAGCTCCCAGGAAGATTTCCCGAGGAATTCTCCATCCCAGGACACGCCTGCTCTCCTCAGCCcggcagagatgctgctggaagCTCACAGGGGCTCTCCGGACACCGAGGGACATTCGAGGCTGACCCCAATCTCCTTCACACAGCAGGACCTCTCTGCCCTCTCCTTCTTCCagttccagctgcacagggaggaaAGTTTGCTGAGGAACATCCCGGCGGAAAAACTGCTCGCTCCCGATGAAAATGGCAACAG GCTGCTGCACAAGGCTgttgcccagggaaggaggGCTCTGACTTttgccctggcacagagatTTGCATCCCTCAACAAGATTGACGAGAAGGATGCAGAGAAAAGG ACTGCTTTGCATCTTGCTGCAGAAAAGAACCAGCACCTGATGGTGAGCGACCTGATCTCCCTGGGAGCCAGTGTCAATGTGCAGGACAGCTCTGGGAAAACTCCCCTCCACCTGTGTGCAGAGAATGGATACCTGAGAGTTCTGCAG GTCCTGAAAAGCTGCAAAGACAATGGGGTGTGTGTGGAAGTGGATCTGCCTGACCACTGTG GTTTAACCCCCCTGCACTGCGCTGCTCTCGCCCACACCGTCCTGGTGACAGaatcccacagcactgccagcgACACCGACCAGGGGAGGTTCCTCAGACTGCGGAAAGACCAAATCCTCGAGGGAattctctgcctgctgcagatGGGAGCAAAGCCTGAGCTGCAG GTACTGAATTCATGTCCAATCTCCACCACCTGCCTAAAACTCGAGGAGAACACAGAGCTCATGTGTTTGCTTCAGACTCATAAACCCCAAGGACAAGATGTTCTTCAAGAG AACCTAAAGCCAAAAACCAACTGA
- the LOC125338330 gene encoding uncharacterized protein LOC125338330 isoform X8, protein MLQTACMSPELLVNQNMSESEICGYSPGQGSPLPGETASPKSCFQQSPSLPDSGLTELNVASPKIYHPPPPCKPPGMPAPAEALHGCESEDAGAGIAEENPALQRPGCGSQQGSLISEDGNQRILRKNRFGNASLGNRASFSSRIITVRYPKSQTTSVPWSVVPAGSQLSLNCRRPASCASPPCLGYLCLIWGRTDGNLCSVCLSSALSSPFLPVFAAEKRRAHPYTEKQLRQSKQSAGQSPKGLEDLDILVEVLQEDLNKSQLREEPPPPVPDGVWQEFSTDLQSSRWQSVASKEAAGGLQGRQRSSAGLHQESCLKDFHLILRAGAEPSFHGEQGSTHGSSSPGMFCRTGEKGSGWWMQDALPSSQEDFPRNSPSQDTPALLSPAEMLLEAHRGSPDTEGHSRLTPISFTQQDLSALSFFQFQLHREESLLRNIPAEKLLAPDENGNRLLHKAVAQGRRALTFALAQRFASLNKIDEKDAEKRKRTST, encoded by the exons ATGTTGCAAACAGCCTGCATGAGTCCTGAGCTCCTTGTCAACCAAAACATGAGCGAAAGTGAAATCTGTGGCTACAGCCCAGGCCAGGGGTCTCCACTGCCTGGAGAAACTGCCAGTCccaagagctgcttccagcagaGCCCATCGCTGCCAGATTCTGGATTAACTGAGCTGAACGTTGCGAGTCCCAAGATCTACCACCCTCCTCCTCCATGCAAACCTCCAGGGATGCCTGCTCCTGCTG AAGCGCTACATGGGTGTGAGAGTGAAGATGCCGGTGCGGGAattgctgaggaaaatccgGCTCTCCAAAGGCCTGGATGCGGCTCACAGCAAG GAAGCCTCATCAGTGAAGATGGTAACCAAAGGatcctcaggaaaaacaggtTTGGAAACGCCTCACTTGGTAACAGAGCCTCCTTTTCTAGTAGGATCATCACTGTGAGGTACCCAAAGAGCCAGACCACTTCTGTCCCATGGTCAGTGGTCCCTGCTGGGTCCCAGCTGTCCTTAAATTGCAGGAGGCCAGCCAGCTGTGCATCACCACCCTGTCTGGGTTATCTATGTCTTATCTGGGGCAGGACTGatgggaatctctgctctgtgtgcctctcctcagctctgagcagcccttttcttcctgtctttgcagcagagaagagaagagCTCACCCTTATACAGAGAAACAGCTTAGACAG AGCAAGCAGAGCGCTGGGCAAAGCCCCAAAGGCTTGGAGGACCTCGACATCCTGgtggaggtgctgcaggaggaTCTGAACAAGAGCCAGCTCAGGGAGGAGCCTCCGCCTCCCGTGCCAGATGGGGTTTGGCAGGAATTCTCCACGGATCTGCAAAGCTCCCGGTGGCAAAGTGTGGCGAGCAAGGAGGCAGCTGGTGGCCTGCAGGGGAGACAGCGCAGCTCAGCAGGGCTTCACCAGGAGTCCTGCTTGAAGGATTTCCACCTCATCCTgcgggcaggggcagagcctTCCTTCCATGGTGAGCAGGGAAGCACCCACGGGTCCAGCTCGCCGGGAATGTTCTGCAGGACGGGCGAGAAAGGGAGCGGCTGGTGGATGCAGGATGCGCTCCCGAGCTCCCAGGAAGATTTCCCGAGGAATTCTCCATCCCAGGACACGCCTGCTCTCCTCAGCCcggcagagatgctgctggaagCTCACAGGGGCTCTCCGGACACCGAGGGACATTCGAGGCTGACCCCAATCTCCTTCACACAGCAGGACCTCTCTGCCCTCTCCTTCTTCCagttccagctgcacagggaggaaAGTTTGCTGAGGAACATCCCGGCGGAAAAACTGCTCGCTCCCGATGAAAATGGCAACAG GCTGCTGCACAAGGCTgttgcccagggaaggaggGCTCTGACTTttgccctggcacagagatTTGCATCCCTCAACAAGATTGACGAGAAGGATGCAGAGAAAAGG AAAAGAACCAGCACCTGA
- the LOC125338330 gene encoding uncharacterized protein LOC125338330 isoform X7 yields the protein MGVRVKMPVRELLRKIRLSKGLDAAHSKEASSVKMVTKGSSGKTAEKRRAHPYTEKQLRQSKQSAGQSPKGLEDLDILVEVLQEDLNKSQLREEPPPPVPDGVWQEFSTDLQSSRWQSVASKEAAGGLQGRQRSSAGLHQESCLKDFHLILRAGAEPSFHGEQGSTHGSSSPGMFCRTGEKGSGWWMQDALPSSQEDFPRNSPSQDTPALLSPAEMLLEAHRGSPDTEGHSRLTPISFTQQDLSALSFFQFQLHREESLLRNIPAEKLLAPDENGNRLLHKAVAQGRRALTFALAQRFASLNKIDEKDAEKRTALHLAAEKNQHLMVSDLISLGASVNVQDSSGKTPLHLCAENGYLRVLQVLKSCKDNGVCVEVDLPDHCGLTPLHCAALAHTVLVTESHSTASDTDQGRFLRLRKDQILEGILCLLQMGAKPELQVLNSCPISTTCLKLEENTELMCLLQTHKPQGQDVLQESYILLDAPRGIPSAPAADNLPEPCSMASSDLFDVLLKGKCW from the exons ATGGGTGTGAGAGTGAAGATGCCGGTGCGGGAattgctgaggaaaatccgGCTCTCCAAAGGCCTGGATGCGGCTCACAGCAAG GAAGCCTCATCAGTGAAGATGGTAACCAAAGGatcctcaggaaaaacag cagagaagagaagagCTCACCCTTATACAGAGAAACAGCTTAGACAG AGCAAGCAGAGCGCTGGGCAAAGCCCCAAAGGCTTGGAGGACCTCGACATCCTGgtggaggtgctgcaggaggaTCTGAACAAGAGCCAGCTCAGGGAGGAGCCTCCGCCTCCCGTGCCAGATGGGGTTTGGCAGGAATTCTCCACGGATCTGCAAAGCTCCCGGTGGCAAAGTGTGGCGAGCAAGGAGGCAGCTGGTGGCCTGCAGGGGAGACAGCGCAGCTCAGCAGGGCTTCACCAGGAGTCCTGCTTGAAGGATTTCCACCTCATCCTgcgggcaggggcagagcctTCCTTCCATGGTGAGCAGGGAAGCACCCACGGGTCCAGCTCGCCGGGAATGTTCTGCAGGACGGGCGAGAAAGGGAGCGGCTGGTGGATGCAGGATGCGCTCCCGAGCTCCCAGGAAGATTTCCCGAGGAATTCTCCATCCCAGGACACGCCTGCTCTCCTCAGCCcggcagagatgctgctggaagCTCACAGGGGCTCTCCGGACACCGAGGGACATTCGAGGCTGACCCCAATCTCCTTCACACAGCAGGACCTCTCTGCCCTCTCCTTCTTCCagttccagctgcacagggaggaaAGTTTGCTGAGGAACATCCCGGCGGAAAAACTGCTCGCTCCCGATGAAAATGGCAACAG GCTGCTGCACAAGGCTgttgcccagggaaggaggGCTCTGACTTttgccctggcacagagatTTGCATCCCTCAACAAGATTGACGAGAAGGATGCAGAGAAAAGG ACTGCTTTGCATCTTGCTGCAGAAAAGAACCAGCACCTGATGGTGAGCGACCTGATCTCCCTGGGAGCCAGTGTCAATGTGCAGGACAGCTCTGGGAAAACTCCCCTCCACCTGTGTGCAGAGAATGGATACCTGAGAGTTCTGCAG GTCCTGAAAAGCTGCAAAGACAATGGGGTGTGTGTGGAAGTGGATCTGCCTGACCACTGTG GTTTAACCCCCCTGCACTGCGCTGCTCTCGCCCACACCGTCCTGGTGACAGaatcccacagcactgccagcgACACCGACCAGGGGAGGTTCCTCAGACTGCGGAAAGACCAAATCCTCGAGGGAattctctgcctgctgcagatGGGAGCAAAGCCTGAGCTGCAG GTACTGAATTCATGTCCAATCTCCACCACCTGCCTAAAACTCGAGGAGAACACAGAGCTCATGTGTTTGCTTCAGACTCATAAACCCCAAGGACAAGATGTTCTTCAAGAG AGCTACATCCTGCTGGATGCTCCCAGAGGAATACccagtgccccagcagcagACAACTTACCTGAACCTTGCTCCATGGCATCCTCAGACCTCTTTGATGTCCTTCTCAAAG GGAAATGCTGGTAA